Proteins encoded in a region of the Paenibacillus sp. W2I17 genome:
- the sufB gene encoding Fe-S cluster assembly protein SufB translates to MAKKAPEMEEYKYGFRDEHKSIFQTGKGLTAEVVTEISKIKNEPEWMLEFRLKSLKQFEKMPMPKWGGDLDGLDFNEIQYYVRASEKQGKTWEEVPSEIKETFDKLGIPEAEQKFLAGVSAQYESEVVYHNMQKELEDQGVIFMDTDTALREHPEILREYFATVIPPADNKFAALNSAVWSGGSFIYVPKGVKCEVPLQAYFRINSENMGQFERTLIIADEDSFVHYVEGCTAPIYSTNSLHSAVVEIICKKNARVRYTTIQNWAPNIYNLVTKRAVAEENATMEWVDGNIGSKLTMKYPAVVLKGRGAKGSVLSIAVAGKNQHQDAGAKMIHLAPDTTSTIVSKSISKHGGKVTYRGLASFGRQAEGAKSNIKCDTLILDNESTSDTIPYNEIMNDNIMLEHEATVSKVSEDQLFYLMSRGLTDAEATQMIIMGFIEPFTKELPMEYAVEMNRLIKFEMEGSIG, encoded by the coding sequence ATGGCTAAAAAAGCACCAGAAATGGAAGAGTACAAATATGGTTTTCGCGACGAGCACAAATCCATCTTTCAAACCGGTAAAGGTCTGACTGCAGAAGTGGTTACCGAGATTTCCAAGATTAAGAATGAACCGGAATGGATGTTGGAATTCCGTTTGAAATCCTTGAAACAATTCGAAAAGATGCCAATGCCGAAATGGGGCGGAGATCTCGACGGATTGGATTTCAATGAAATTCAGTATTATGTACGTGCTTCGGAAAAACAAGGTAAAACATGGGAGGAAGTTCCTTCTGAAATCAAGGAAACCTTTGATAAATTGGGTATCCCTGAAGCAGAGCAAAAGTTCCTTGCAGGTGTATCGGCTCAGTATGAGTCCGAGGTTGTATACCACAACATGCAAAAGGAATTGGAAGACCAAGGTGTAATCTTCATGGATACGGATACGGCTCTCAGAGAGCATCCGGAAATCCTGCGTGAATATTTTGCAACGGTTATTCCACCAGCAGATAACAAATTTGCTGCTTTGAATAGTGCGGTATGGTCCGGAGGAAGCTTCATCTACGTGCCTAAGGGCGTTAAATGTGAAGTGCCTCTGCAAGCCTACTTCCGGATTAACTCCGAGAATATGGGACAATTCGAGCGTACACTCATCATTGCGGACGAAGACAGCTTCGTTCACTATGTAGAGGGCTGTACAGCTCCAATCTACAGCACGAACTCACTGCATAGTGCGGTTGTTGAGATCATCTGTAAGAAAAATGCCCGTGTTCGTTACACAACGATTCAAAACTGGGCACCAAACATCTACAACCTCGTTACGAAACGTGCAGTTGCTGAAGAAAATGCAACAATGGAATGGGTCGATGGTAACATCGGTTCCAAACTGACAATGAAATATCCAGCGGTTGTACTGAAAGGTCGTGGAGCTAAAGGTTCCGTACTTTCCATCGCTGTAGCTGGTAAAAACCAGCATCAGGATGCAGGTGCGAAAATGATCCACTTGGCTCCGGATACAACATCTACGATTGTATCCAAGTCCATCAGTAAACATGGTGGTAAAGTAACGTACCGTGGTTTGGCTTCCTTTGGACGTCAAGCTGAGGGCGCGAAATCCAACATCAAGTGTGATACACTCATTCTCGATAATGAGTCCACATCGGATACAATTCCTTACAATGAAATCATGAATGATAACATCATGCTGGAGCATGAAGCTACAGTATCCAAAGTGTCTGAGGATCAACTCTTCTACCTGATGAGCCGTGGTCTGACTGATGCAGAAGCAACACAGATGATTATCATGGGCTTCATTGAGCCATTCACGAAGGAATTGCCAATGGAATACGCCGTTGAGATGAATAGATTGATCAAATTCGAAATGGAGGGCTCCATTGGTTAA
- the sufU gene encoding Fe-S cluster assembly sulfur transfer protein SufU: MQLDDLYRRVIMDHYKNPRNRGTFDNDAVTVNLNNPTCGDRISLQILLKDGIVQEAKYTGEGCSISMSSASMMTEAVKGKTMEQALDIANRFSSLMKGEEVDFDDYEDLEALSGVNKFPARIKCATLAWNALRKGIDEENKVQ, encoded by the coding sequence ATGCAACTTGATGATCTGTACAGACGTGTTATAATGGACCACTACAAAAACCCGCGTAACCGCGGAACATTTGATAATGACGCTGTCACGGTGAATTTGAACAATCCAACGTGCGGCGACCGGATTTCACTGCAAATTTTGCTGAAAGACGGAATCGTTCAGGAAGCCAAATATACGGGTGAAGGCTGCTCCATCAGTATGTCCTCTGCATCGATGATGACGGAGGCCGTCAAAGGCAAAACGATGGAACAGGCACTCGATATCGCTAACCGTTTTTCCTCACTGATGAAAGGTGAAGAAGTCGATTTCGACGATTATGAAGATCTCGAAGCCCTATCCGGTGTGAACAAGTTCCCTGCACGCATCAAATGTGCCACTCTGGCCTGGAATGCATTACGCAAAGGGATTGACGAAGAGAACAAAGTACAATAA
- a CDS encoding cysteine desulfurase, with protein MNPSIREQFPILHQEINGHPLVYLDSAATSQKPHAVIEAVKHYYEYENSNVHRGVHTLGSRATDAYEGAREKVAKFINARRTQEIIFTRGTTTALNLVASSYARANCKEGDEIVITQMEHHSNLIPWQQVAKETGATLKYIPLQPDGHIELADVEKTITNNTKIVAIAYVSNVMGLIHPVKQIAEIAHRNGAVIVVDGAQSTPHMKVDVQDLDCDFYALSGHKMCGPTGIGALYGKKALLESMEPIEFGGEMIDDVGLYESNWKELPWKFEGGTPIIAGAVGLGAAIDFLEQIGMDEIAHHESVLAAYATERLSEIDGLTIYGPAKRHVGVVTFNLGDVHPHDVATVLDASGVAIRAGHHCCQPLMRWLEVSSTARASFYLYNNEQDVDRLVSALIQTKEYFGDAT; from the coding sequence ATGAACCCGTCCATTCGCGAGCAGTTCCCGATCCTCCACCAGGAAATTAACGGACACCCGCTCGTATATTTAGATAGTGCTGCAACTTCACAGAAGCCTCATGCTGTGATCGAAGCAGTCAAACATTATTATGAGTATGAGAACTCCAACGTACACCGCGGTGTTCATACCCTTGGAAGCCGTGCAACTGACGCTTACGAAGGCGCACGTGAGAAGGTAGCCAAGTTTATCAATGCCCGCCGTACACAGGAGATTATCTTTACTCGCGGGACAACGACAGCCCTGAATCTGGTGGCTTCATCATATGCCCGCGCTAATTGCAAAGAAGGCGATGAAATTGTTATCACGCAAATGGAGCACCATAGTAATCTGATTCCTTGGCAGCAAGTTGCCAAGGAGACAGGTGCAACATTGAAATACATTCCGCTTCAGCCAGACGGTCATATTGAATTGGCTGATGTCGAGAAGACGATTACGAACAATACTAAAATTGTAGCAATCGCTTATGTATCCAATGTTATGGGTCTGATCCATCCTGTGAAACAAATTGCTGAAATTGCACACCGCAATGGTGCTGTCATCGTTGTTGATGGCGCACAAAGCACACCTCACATGAAGGTGGACGTTCAGGATCTGGACTGTGATTTCTATGCATTATCCGGTCATAAAATGTGCGGACCAACGGGAATCGGTGCACTCTACGGCAAAAAGGCGCTGCTGGAGTCCATGGAACCCATTGAGTTCGGTGGTGAAATGATTGATGATGTGGGTCTGTACGAATCCAACTGGAAAGAACTTCCCTGGAAGTTCGAAGGCGGAACCCCGATTATCGCAGGTGCGGTAGGTTTGGGAGCTGCCATTGATTTTCTGGAGCAGATTGGTATGGATGAAATTGCACATCATGAAAGTGTGCTGGCAGCTTATGCGACGGAACGTCTGTCCGAAATTGATGGGTTAACGATCTATGGCCCAGCCAAGCGGCATGTGGGTGTCGTTACCTTTAACCTGGGTGATGTTCATCCGCATGATGTGGCAACCGTGCTGGATGCGAGTGGCGTAGCCATTCGTGCCGGACACCATTGCTGTCAACCGCTAATGCGCTGGCTTGAAGTTAGCTCAACAGCTCGTGCCAGCTTCTATCTATACAATAACGAACAAGATGTAGATCGGCTTGTCAGCGCCTTAATCCAGACAAAGGAGTATTTTGGCGATGCAACTTGA